A window of the Electrophorus electricus isolate fEleEle1 chromosome 11, fEleEle1.pri, whole genome shotgun sequence genome harbors these coding sequences:
- the snapc1b gene encoding snRNA-activating protein complex subunit 1b isoform X1 produces MEYFKRTLNTDCENILGRFQATASVRFEVFSAIWREINFSSIFYGPMEPNKCRVFTRLVLSVAAPYLLPPYAFQIRVGGLYLLYGLYSSQLTTPKEKVRLALKDWDELMRFQQDAVDAQHYDVVFILRKLLHERAFHFTAMPNPLYFKVKRRQVERQGQQLCETFIDRPSRAQELISTDMLEELANVHEHYENLKRVISAQTDQPILSLVKQNLVPKLRGAVLTYYNWQRNQTEFEDQHAESDRGAGEGTSNQDESSRRAQLLALIKSKSYGQAVEASKSRRHRQIEIASSDTKSEPAPNVLGLKKRSLKKESLRKRTSGSLHSMNQGNLNRELESTTRLWRLTMVDDEKIKVETNKRRFKWNQKDS; encoded by the exons ATGGAGTATTTCAAGCGAACCCTGAACACTGACTGTGAGAACATACTTGGTCGTTTTCAAGCCACGGCATCTGTGCGCTTCGAGGTGTTCTCGGCTATCTGGAGAGAAATTAATTTTTCAAGTATATTTTA TGGTCCTATGGAGCCCAACAAGTGCAGAGTCTTCACACGTTTGGTCCTGTCTGTAGCAGCACCTTATCTCCTCCCACCGTATGCCTTCCAGATTCGTGTAGGAGGACTTTACCTTCTCTACGGCCTCTATAGCTCCCAGCTCACAACTCCCAAAGAGAAG GTCCGCTTGGCTCTGAAGGACTGGGACGAACTGATGAGGTTCCAGCAGGACGCGGTGGACGCCCAGCACTATGATGTGGTGTTCATACTAAGAAAACTCCTGCATGAAAGAGCCTTCCATTTCACTGCCATGCCAAACCCC CTATACTTTAAGGTGAAGAGGAGGCAGGTGGAAAGACAGGGCCAGCAGCTGTGCGAGACCTTTATTGATCGACCGTCCCGTGCACAGGAGCTCATCAGTACAGACATGCTAGAG GAGCTGGCTAATGTGCATGAGCACTATGAAAACTTGAAGCGGGTGATATCAGCACAGACGGATCAGCCGAtactcagcctggtcaaacagaACCTTGTACCCAAACTGCGAGGCGCGGTACTCACCTATTACAACTGGCAGCGGAACCAGACT GAGTTTGAAGATCAGCATGCTGAGAGTGACAGAGGTGCAGGAGAGGGAACATCAAATCAAGATGAG AGTTCCCGCAGAGCACAGCTCCTGGCATTAATTAAATCCAAGTCTTACGGTCAGGCTGTGGAG GCTTCTAAATCCCGTCGCCACAGACAAATAGAGATTGCATCATCAGATACAAAATCAGAACCTGCACCGAATGTTCTGGGCCTTAAGAAGAGATCCTTGAAGAAAGAAAGCCTCAGAAAGCGTACCTCTGGGAGCCTGCACAGCATGAACCAAG GAAACCTGAACAGGGAGCTGGAAAGCACTACCCGGTTGTGGCGCCTGACAATGGTGGATGACGAGAAGATCAAGG TAGAGACAAATAAAAGAAGATTCAAATGGAATCAGAAAGACAGCTGA
- the snapc1b gene encoding snRNA-activating protein complex subunit 1b isoform X2: MAERWRAVVRWQYCSLSVRLALKDWDELMRFQQDAVDAQHYDVVFILRKLLHERAFHFTAMPNPLYFKVKRRQVERQGQQLCETFIDRPSRAQELISTDMLEELANVHEHYENLKRVISAQTDQPILSLVKQNLVPKLRGAVLTYYNWQRNQTEFEDQHAESDRGAGEGTSNQDESSRRAQLLALIKSKSYGQAVEASKSRRHRQIEIASSDTKSEPAPNVLGLKKRSLKKESLRKRTSGSLHSMNQGNLNRELESTTRLWRLTMVDDEKIKVETNKRRFKWNQKDS, from the exons ATGGCGGAGCGGTGGCGGGCGGTAGTGCGGTGGCAGTACTGCAGTCTGTCG GTCCGCTTGGCTCTGAAGGACTGGGACGAACTGATGAGGTTCCAGCAGGACGCGGTGGACGCCCAGCACTATGATGTGGTGTTCATACTAAGAAAACTCCTGCATGAAAGAGCCTTCCATTTCACTGCCATGCCAAACCCC CTATACTTTAAGGTGAAGAGGAGGCAGGTGGAAAGACAGGGCCAGCAGCTGTGCGAGACCTTTATTGATCGACCGTCCCGTGCACAGGAGCTCATCAGTACAGACATGCTAGAG GAGCTGGCTAATGTGCATGAGCACTATGAAAACTTGAAGCGGGTGATATCAGCACAGACGGATCAGCCGAtactcagcctggtcaaacagaACCTTGTACCCAAACTGCGAGGCGCGGTACTCACCTATTACAACTGGCAGCGGAACCAGACT GAGTTTGAAGATCAGCATGCTGAGAGTGACAGAGGTGCAGGAGAGGGAACATCAAATCAAGATGAG AGTTCCCGCAGAGCACAGCTCCTGGCATTAATTAAATCCAAGTCTTACGGTCAGGCTGTGGAG GCTTCTAAATCCCGTCGCCACAGACAAATAGAGATTGCATCATCAGATACAAAATCAGAACCTGCACCGAATGTTCTGGGCCTTAAGAAGAGATCCTTGAAGAAAGAAAGCCTCAGAAAGCGTACCTCTGGGAGCCTGCACAGCATGAACCAAG GAAACCTGAACAGGGAGCTGGAAAGCACTACCCGGTTGTGGCGCCTGACAATGGTGGATGACGAGAAGATCAAGG TAGAGACAAATAAAAGAAGATTCAAATGGAATCAGAAAGACAGCTGA
- the LOC118242201 gene encoding interferon alpha-inducible protein 27, mitochondrial-like isoform X2 codes for MGLLTIAAVAAGAVGSVALAPVVLTAVGFTAGGIAAGSYAAAMMSSAAVANGGAVAAGSAVAVLQSVGAAGLAGTGTAAVAGVGGTVGGLVALLV; via the exons ATGGGTCTAT TAACAATAGCAGCAGTCGCAGCCGGAGCAG TTGGTTCAGTAGCTTTAGCTCCAGTTGTGCTAACGGCAGTAGGATTCACGGCTGGCGGTATAGCGGCAGGATCTTATGCCGCTGCGATGATGTCATCTGCAGCGGTGGCGAATGGCGGAGCGGTAGCGGCCGGTAGTGCGGTGGCAGTACTTCAGTCTGTCG GAGCAGCTGGTTTGGCCGGTACCGGGACTGCCGCAGTGGCAGGTGTAGGAGGTACTGTAGGAGGATTGGTGGCGCTTCTAGTGTAA
- the LOC118242201 gene encoding interferon alpha-inducible protein 27, mitochondrial-like isoform X1 has product MASDISFLWKSTALHLYKEVRRILEEYPTGTVRKMGLLTIAAVAAGAVGSVALAPVVLTAVGFTAGGIAAGSYAAAMMSSAAVANGGAVAAGSAVAVLQSVGAAGLAGTGTAAVAGVGGTVGGLVALLV; this is encoded by the exons ATGGCTTCCGACA TTTCGTTTCTCTGGAAGAGCACCGCCCTTCACTTATATAAAGAAGTCAGACGAATACTCGAGGAATACCCAACGGGAACAGTACGGAAGATGGGTCTAT TAACAATAGCAGCAGTCGCAGCCGGAGCAG TTGGTTCAGTAGCTTTAGCTCCAGTTGTGCTAACGGCAGTAGGATTCACGGCTGGCGGTATAGCGGCAGGATCTTATGCCGCTGCGATGATGTCATCTGCAGCGGTGGCGAATGGCGGAGCGGTAGCGGCCGGTAGTGCGGTGGCAGTACTTCAGTCTGTCG GAGCAGCTGGTTTGGCCGGTACCGGGACTGCCGCAGTGGCAGGTGTAGGAGGTACTGTAGGAGGATTGGTGGCGCTTCTAGTGTAA
- the LOC113575519 gene encoding interferon alpha-inducible protein 27-like protein 1 isoform X1 produces MAGELLRAVWWLFFNQQSTALHLYKEVRRILEEYPTGTVRKMGLLTIAAVAAGAAGSVALAPVVLTAVGFTAGGIAAGSYAAAMMSSAAVANGGAVAAGSAVAVLQSVGAAGLAGTGTAAVAGVGGTVGGLVALLV; encoded by the exons ATGGCGGGGGAGTTGCTGCGAGCGGTCTGGTGGCTCTTCTTCAATCAGCAG AGCACCGCCCTTCACTTATATAAAGAAGTCAGACGAATACTCGAGGAATACCCAACGGGAACAGTACGGAAGATGGGTCTAT TAACAATAGCAGCAGTCGCAGCCGGAGCAG CTGGTTCAGTAGCTTTAGCTCCAGTTGTGCTAACGGCAGTAGGATTCACGGCTGGCGGTATAGCGGCAGGATCTTATGCCGCTGCGATGATGTCATCTGCAGCGGTGGCGAATGGCGGAGCGGTAGCGGCCGGTAGTGCGGTGGCAGTACTTCAGTCTGTCG GAGCAGCTGGTTTGGCCGGTACCGGGACTGCCGCAGTGGCAGGTGTAGGAGGTACTGTAGGAGGATTGGTGGCGCTTCTAGTGTAA
- the LOC113575519 gene encoding interferon alpha-inducible protein 27-like protein 1 isoform X2, with protein MRNKRCAAAAGTAGTLALAHGTLLTRGFTSAGIAASSAGAGMMSSAAIANGGGVAASGLVALLQSAGAAGLSTSIKMTVAFAEHRPSLI; from the exons ATGAGAA atAAGCGCTGCGCGGCTGCAGCAGGGACAG CTGGCACTCTGGCGTTGGCCCATGGGACCCTGCTCACGCGGGGCTTCACTTCAGCAGGCATTGCCGCAAGTTCCGCGGGTGCCGGTATGATGTCATCAGCCGCCATAGCCAATGGCGGGGGAGTTGCTGCGAGCGGTCTGGTGGCTCTTCTTCAATCAGCAG GTGCTGCAGGCTTGTCCACAAGTATAAAGATGACTGTGGCGTTTGCAG AGCACCGCCCTTCACTTATATAA
- the LOC113575519 gene encoding interferon alpha-inducible protein 27-like protein 1 isoform X3 — MRNKRCAAAAGTAGTLALAHGTLLTRGFTSAGIAASSAGAGMMSSAAIANGGGVAASGLVALLQSAGAAGLSTSIKMTVAFAA, encoded by the exons ATGAGAA atAAGCGCTGCGCGGCTGCAGCAGGGACAG CTGGCACTCTGGCGTTGGCCCATGGGACCCTGCTCACGCGGGGCTTCACTTCAGCAGGCATTGCCGCAAGTTCCGCGGGTGCCGGTATGATGTCATCAGCCGCCATAGCCAATGGCGGGGGAGTTGCTGCGAGCGGTCTGGTGGCTCTTCTTCAATCAGCAG GTGCTGCAGGCTTGTCCACAAGTATAAAGATGACTGTGGCGTTTGCAG catAA
- the LOC113575519 gene encoding interferon alpha-inducible protein 27-like protein 1 isoform X4, translated as MRNKRCAAAAGTAGTLALAHGTLLTRGFTSAGIAASSAGAGMMSSAAIANGGGVAASGLVALLQSAEIEITATAFMKK; from the exons ATGAGAA atAAGCGCTGCGCGGCTGCAGCAGGGACAG CTGGCACTCTGGCGTTGGCCCATGGGACCCTGCTCACGCGGGGCTTCACTTCAGCAGGCATTGCCGCAAGTTCCGCGGGTGCCGGTATGATGTCATCAGCCGCCATAGCCAATGGCGGGGGAGTTGCTGCGAGCGGTCTGGTGGCTCTTCTTCAATCAGCAG AAATTGAAATTACAGCAACAGCGTTCATGAAGAAATGA
- the marcksl1a gene encoding MARCKS-related protein 1-A translates to MGAQLSKSGVTEVDPAAAKANGQENGHVKTNGDVSTKPEGEAAATADGNGTAEITKETPEASDAIEAAPATEGDPAKVDGEAPKETKKKKRFSLKNSFKFRGFSLKKTKKGGEDTAEEPAAAPEENGHASKETKEEEPVATETSEEPAAAPAPEVAEESKVEEPAPAAEATPTEETAKPEETPVPAEAAPTETTESTAAAE, encoded by the exons ATGGGTGCACAATTGTCCAAGAGTGGAGTTACCGAGGTTGACCCTGCAGCCGCTAAGGCGAACGGCCAG GAGAATGGCCACGTGAAAACTAACGGTGATGTGTCGACCAAGCCCGAGGGCGAGGCAGCAGCAACAGCCGACGGCAACGGAACTGCCGAGATCACCAAGGAGACGCCGGAGGCTAGCGATGCCATTGAGGCGGCGCCTGCCACGGAGGGAGACCCTGCCAAGGTGGATGGTGAGGCGCCAAAGGAgaccaagaagaagaagaggttCTCCCTGAAGAACTCGTTCAAGTTCAGGGGCTTCTCCCTGAAGAAGACCAAGAAGGGTGGCGAGGACACGGCCGAAGAACCTGCCGCCGCTCCCGAGGAGAATGGCCACGCTTCTAAGGAAACCAAAGAGGAGGAGCCTGTAGCCACGGAGACCAGTGAGGAGCCAGCAGCAGCACCGGCCCCAGAGGTGGCAGAGGAGTCCAAAGTGGAAGAGCCTGCTCCTGCAGCAGAAGCCACACCCACAGAAGAGACGGCCAAACCCGAGGAGACCCCCGTCCCCGCTGAGGCTGCACCTACCGAGACCACCGAATCAACAGCGGCTGCCGAGTGA